The proteins below come from a single Methanotorris formicicus Mc-S-70 genomic window:
- a CDS encoding GTP-binding protein: MKIVIVAGTPGAGKTSLLIHTIRHLKNRGCNPAVVKIDCLYTDDDVRYKKLNIPVLVGLSKDMCPDHFAIYNTEEMVEWAEKQDADILIIETAGLCHRCAPYTKNSLGICVIDATCGPNTPRKVGPFLTSADVVAITKGDIVSQAEREVFRERVLEMNPRCRIYDVNGLSGQGSAEIAKEILECKDVENLESEELRHSAPLCICTLCVGETRIAKKFHRGVLRRIDGFTKYIGE; this comes from the coding sequence ATGAAGATTGTGATTGTTGCTGGTACTCCAGGAGCGGGAAAAACCTCTCTCCTAATACACACAATAAGGCATTTGAAGAATAGGGGATGTAATCCAGCAGTGGTAAAGATTGATTGCTTATATACTGATGATGATGTAAGATACAAAAAGTTGAATATTCCTGTTTTGGTGGGGTTAAGTAAGGATATGTGTCCTGACCACTTTGCCATCTACAATACAGAAGAGATGGTTGAGTGGGCTGAAAAGCAGGATGCGGATATTTTAATTATTGAAACTGCAGGTTTGTGTCACAGATGCGCACCATATACAAAAAACAGTTTGGGGATTTGTGTAATTGATGCCACATGCGGCCCAAATACCCCAAGAAAAGTTGGACCTTTCTTAACGAGTGCAGATGTTGTTGCTATAACAAAGGGAGATATTGTTTCTCAGGCGGAGAGAGAGGTATTTAGGGAGAGGGTTTTGGAAATGAATCCAAGATGTAGGATTTATGATGTTAATGGATTAAGCGGACAGGGTAGTGCTGAGATTGCTAAGGAGATTTTGGAATGTAAAGATGTTGAGAATTTGGAGAGTGAGGAGTTGAGACATAGTGCTCCATTGTGCATTTGCACGTTATGTGTTGGAGAAACAAGAATTGCCAAGAAATTCCATAGGGGAGTTTTGAGAAGGATAGATGGCTTTACTAAATATATAGGGGAATAG
- a CDS encoding ATP-binding cassette domain-containing protein yields MDIKEITILGGYDKFGNPENVRELTIKKGEILGVVGPTGSGKSNLISDIEQLAQGDTISKRRILINGKVPPVEMRRDPRKRRIAQLSQNMHFLADMTVEEFLLMHAKSRSIEKDGIVDKVIKLANKLTGEPIDKDCPLTILSGGQSRSLMVADIAVISDSPIVLIDEIENAGIKKHEALELLSGHGKIVLVITHDPVLALMTDRRVVMKNGGMKEVIETTEEEKEVSRRLSEIDNWMLMLREKVRYGERLTLKELELFC; encoded by the coding sequence ATGGATATAAAAGAAATTACAATTTTAGGTGGATACGATAAATTTGGCAATCCAGAAAATGTTAGAGAACTAACAATAAAAAAAGGAGAGATTTTAGGGGTTGTTGGACCAACTGGTAGTGGGAAATCAAATCTAATAAGCGATATTGAGCAGTTAGCACAGGGAGATACAATATCAAAAAGAAGAATCTTGATAAATGGTAAAGTGCCTCCAGTAGAGATGAGGAGAGACCCAAGAAAGAGGAGAATTGCTCAACTTTCGCAAAATATGCATTTTTTGGCAGATATGACTGTTGAGGAATTTTTACTTATGCATGCAAAGAGTAGGAGTATTGAAAAAGATGGGATTGTTGATAAGGTTATAAAATTGGCAAATAAATTAACTGGAGAACCAATTGATAAGGATTGTCCATTGACAATATTGAGTGGAGGGCAATCAAGGAGTTTGATGGTTGCAGATATTGCAGTTATAAGTGATTCCCCAATTGTATTGATAGATGAGATTGAAAATGCAGGAATTAAGAAGCATGAGGCGTTGGAGTTGTTATCTGGACATGGGAAGATTGTTTTAGTTATTACTCATGACCCAGTTTTGGCATTAATGACGGATAGAAGGGTAGTTATGAAAAATGGTGGAATGAAGGAAGTTATTGAAACAACAGAGGAGGAAAAGGAAGTTTCAAGGAGATTGAGTGAGATTGACAACTGGATGCTTATGTTGAGGGAAAAAGTTAGGTATGGGGAAAGATTAACTTTAAAGGAGTTAGAACTCTTTTGTTAA
- the comA gene encoding phosphosulfolactate synthase, producing the protein MNAFSFLSKDRDEGITMVLDKGLSPNFIMDYLRVCGKHIDFVKFGWGTSAVQDRDVVKEKISIYKEYGIKTYPGGTLFEAAFSKGMFDEFLEECKDLGFDGVEISNGSMDLSLEDRKYAIKRAKDEGFIVLTEVGKKSVEKDRELTIGDRIKLINFDLECGSNYVIIEGRESGKCIGLFDEKGNIKKDELEILAKSVDIKKVIFEAPNKNQQVEFILKFGSGVNLGNIAYDEVISLETLRRGLRGDTFGKI; encoded by the coding sequence ATGAATGCGTTTTCATTTTTGAGTAAGGATAGGGATGAAGGCATAACAATGGTTTTAGACAAAGGATTATCGCCAAATTTTATTATGGACTATCTAAGAGTTTGTGGAAAGCATATAGATTTTGTTAAATTTGGTTGGGGAACAAGTGCAGTGCAAGATAGGGATGTTGTTAAAGAAAAAATAAGTATCTACAAGGAATACGGTATAAAAACATATCCTGGAGGAACACTATTTGAGGCGGCATTTTCAAAGGGTATGTTTGATGAATTTTTGGAGGAATGTAAGGATTTGGGCTTTGATGGGGTAGAGATTTCCAATGGTTCTATGGATTTGAGTTTGGAAGATAGAAAATATGCAATAAAAAGAGCAAAGGATGAAGGCTTTATAGTACTTACTGAGGTTGGAAAAAAGAGTGTTGAAAAAGATAGGGAATTGACAATAGGGGATAGGATAAAGTTGATAAACTTTGATTTGGAATGTGGATCTAATTATGTAATTATCGAAGGAAGAGAAAGCGGGAAATGTATAGGTTTATTTGATGAGAAGGGGAATATCAAAAAGGATGAATTGGAGATATTGGCAAAGAGTGTTGATATTAAAAAAGTAATCTTTGAGGCTCCAAACAAGAATCAACAGGTAGAGTTCATCTTAAAATTTGGAAGTGGTGTTAATTTAGGAAACATAGCGTACGATGAGGTTATATCTCTTGAAACATTAAGGAGAGGGTTAAGAGGAGATACATTTGGCAAGATTTAA